A window of the Kosakonia sp. BYX6 genome harbors these coding sequences:
- the mobA gene encoding molybdenum cofactor guanylyltransferase MobA translates to MGGKDKGLLELNGKPLWQHVAQRLEPQVASVMISANRNLDIYRASGLTVVADSLGDFPGPLAGMLAVLQQSHGEWFLFCPCDTPHVPANLVARLQEKRKHAPAVWVHDGERDHPAIALLHRDILPHLQAYLARGERRVMVFMREMGGHSVDFSDVKSAFANVNTPEDLAHWQEKP, encoded by the coding sequence ATGGGGGGCAAAGACAAGGGATTGCTGGAACTCAATGGGAAACCGCTCTGGCAACATGTTGCACAAAGGCTGGAACCGCAGGTCGCCAGCGTGATGATCAGCGCTAATCGAAATCTCGATATTTACCGTGCCAGCGGCCTAACCGTTGTGGCGGACTCGCTGGGTGATTTTCCAGGCCCATTGGCGGGAATGTTAGCAGTTCTACAGCAAAGCCACGGAGAGTGGTTTCTGTTTTGCCCGTGCGATACGCCGCATGTTCCTGCAAATCTCGTTGCGCGATTGCAGGAAAAACGCAAGCACGCTCCGGCGGTTTGGGTTCATGACGGTGAGCGGGATCATCCAGCTATTGCTCTGCTTCATCGTGATATTTTGCCGCATTTACAAGCATATCTGGCACGAGGTGAACGCAGAGTAATGGTGTTTATGCGTGAAATGGGTGGCCATTCAGTGGATTTCAGCGATGTTAAAAGCGCGTTCGCCAATGTGAACACGCCTGAAGATCTTGCTCATTGGCAGGAGAAACCATGA
- a CDS encoding FadR/GntR family transcriptional regulator: MSLNAQQLAAQKNISWVLAEKLAQQILKGEYSPGSILPGEMELGEKFGVSRTAVREAVKTLTAKGMVLPRPRIGTRVMPKGNWNFLDKELLSWWMCEDNVQEVIQHFLVMRSSLEPQACLLAATLGSAEQKAHLNTLMDEMVSLKKAFNRERWIEVDMAWHEHIYAMSDNPFLISFSMLFHSIYHTYFASITQNEVIKLDLHQSIVDAIQESDGNSAFQACQKLLNTPY, encoded by the coding sequence ATGTCTTTAAACGCACAACAACTCGCCGCGCAGAAGAACATCTCCTGGGTGCTGGCCGAGAAACTGGCACAGCAGATCCTGAAAGGCGAGTACTCACCGGGGAGCATTTTGCCGGGTGAGATGGAACTGGGCGAGAAGTTTGGCGTAAGCCGCACCGCCGTCAGAGAAGCGGTAAAGACATTAACAGCAAAAGGTATGGTGTTGCCCCGCCCGCGCATTGGCACCCGCGTGATGCCCAAGGGCAACTGGAACTTCCTTGATAAAGAGTTACTGTCCTGGTGGATGTGCGAAGATAACGTCCAGGAAGTCATTCAACACTTCCTGGTGATGCGCAGCAGCCTGGAGCCACAAGCCTGCCTGCTCGCCGCTACGCTGGGTAGCGCGGAGCAAAAAGCCCATCTCAATACCTTAATGGACGAGATGGTGAGCCTGAAAAAAGCGTTTAATCGCGAACGCTGGATAGAAGTGGACATGGCATGGCACGAACATATCTATGCGATGAGTGACAATCCCTTCCTTATCTCTTTCTCCATGCTCTTTCATTCGATTTACCACACCTACTTTGCCTCTATTACACAAAACGAAGTGATCAAGCTGGACCTACACCAGTCTATTGTGGACGCCATTCAGGAGAGCGACGGAAATTCCGCGTTCCAGGCGTGCCAGAAGTTATTGAACACGCCTTATTAA
- the yihA gene encoding ribosome biogenesis GTP-binding protein YihA/YsxC, which yields MTTLNYQQTHFVTSAPDIRHLPADTGIEVAFAGRSNAGKSSALNTLTNQKNLARTSKTPGRTQLINLFQVADGKRLVDLPGYGYAEVPEEMKIKWQRALGEYLEKRQCLQGLVVLMDIRHPLKDLDQQMIHWAVESNIQVLVLLTKADKLASGARKAQLNIVREAVLAFNGEVQVEAFSSLKKQGVDKLREKLDGWFTSLPPVEETEE from the coding sequence TTGACTACTTTGAATTATCAACAGACGCACTTTGTTACCAGTGCGCCTGACATTCGCCACTTGCCTGCCGACACCGGTATCGAAGTGGCATTTGCTGGCCGCTCCAACGCTGGTAAATCAAGCGCACTCAACACGCTAACGAATCAGAAGAACCTGGCGCGCACCTCAAAAACGCCAGGCCGTACGCAGCTGATTAACCTGTTCCAGGTCGCTGATGGCAAACGCCTTGTCGACCTGCCGGGTTACGGTTATGCGGAAGTCCCCGAAGAGATGAAAATCAAATGGCAGCGCGCGTTGGGCGAATATCTCGAAAAGCGCCAGTGTTTGCAGGGTTTGGTGGTGCTGATGGACATTCGCCATCCGCTTAAAGATCTCGATCAGCAGATGATCCACTGGGCAGTGGAGAGCAATATCCAGGTGCTGGTGCTGCTGACCAAAGCAGATAAGCTCGCCAGCGGCGCACGTAAAGCGCAGTTGAATATCGTGCGGGAAGCAGTGCTGGCCTTTAACGGCGAAGTACAAGTTGAAGCGTTTTCTTCATTAAAGAAACAAGGCGTGGATAAATTACGCGAGAAGCTGGATGGCTGGTTCACTTCTCTACCGCCGGTTGAAGAAACCGAAGAATAA
- the dsbA gene encoding thiol:disulfide interchange protein DsbA: MKKIWLALAGMILAFSASAADITDGKQFTTLEKPVAGEPQVLEFFSFYCPHCYDFEQVWHVSDAVKQKLPQGTKMTKYHVEFLGPLGKELTQAWAVAMALGVEDKITSPMFEAVQKTQTVQSVADIRDVFISAGVKGEEYDAAWNSFVVKSLVAQQEKAAADLQLQGVPAMFVNGKYQVNQQGMDGSSLDAFVKSYVDTVKYLVEKK; encoded by the coding sequence ATGAAGAAGATTTGGCTGGCGCTGGCAGGAATGATTCTGGCTTTTAGCGCCTCAGCAGCGGATATCACCGACGGTAAACAATTCACTACCCTCGAAAAGCCGGTGGCGGGTGAACCTCAGGTTCTTGAGTTCTTCTCATTCTATTGCCCACACTGCTACGACTTTGAGCAGGTATGGCATGTTTCCGATGCGGTGAAACAGAAGCTGCCGCAGGGCACCAAAATGACCAAATACCATGTTGAGTTCCTGGGGCCGCTGGGCAAAGAGCTAACTCAGGCTTGGGCTGTTGCGATGGCGCTTGGTGTGGAAGATAAAATCACTTCCCCGATGTTTGAAGCGGTACAAAAAACGCAGACCGTTCAGTCTGTTGCTGATATCCGTGATGTCTTCATCAGCGCAGGTGTGAAAGGTGAAGAGTATGACGCAGCATGGAACAGCTTCGTGGTGAAATCACTGGTTGCTCAGCAAGAAAAAGCCGCTGCCGATCTGCAACTTCAGGGCGTCCCGGCAATGTTCGTTAACGGTAAATACCAAGTCAATCAACAAGGTATGGATGGCAGTAGCCTCGATGCCTTCGTGAAAAGCTACGTAGACACTGTGAAATATCTGGTTGAGAAGAAGTAA
- the mdtD gene encoding multidrug transporter subunit MdtD, with protein MTEKKARSMAGLPWIAAMAFFMQALDATILNTALPAIAHSLDRSPLAMQSAIISYTLTVAMLIPVSGWLADRFGTRRIFMLAVSLFTLGSLACALSNSLSMLVVFRIIQGIGGAMMMPVARLALLRAYPRSELLPVLNFVTMPGLVGPILGPVMGGVLVTWASWHWIFLINIPIGIAGLIYARKYMPNFTTPRRSFDIWGFLLFGLSLVLFSSGMELFGEKLVASWLALAVIFSGIALLLAYIRHARRHPTPLISLNLFKTRTFSVGIAGNIASRLGTGCVPFLMPLMLQVGFGYPALIAGCMMAPTALGSILAKSTVTQILRWFGYRKTLVGVTLFIGLMIAQFALQTQAMAIWMLVLPLFVLGMAMSTQFTSMNTITLADLTDENASSGNSVLAVTQQLSISLGVAVSAAVLRFYEGFDSVNTIEQFHYTFITMGVVTLVSALVFMLLKAKDGRNLIKERHKKSS; from the coding sequence ATGACAGAGAAGAAAGCGCGCAGTATGGCTGGCCTGCCGTGGATTGCGGCAATGGCTTTTTTTATGCAGGCACTGGACGCCACCATCCTTAACACCGCACTCCCCGCAATCGCGCACAGCCTCGATCGTTCGCCTTTGGCGATGCAGTCCGCCATCATCAGTTACACCTTAACGGTTGCGATGCTGATCCCGGTCAGTGGCTGGCTGGCAGACCGCTTCGGGACGCGCCGTATCTTTATGTTGGCGGTCAGTCTGTTTACCCTCGGCTCGCTGGCCTGCGCACTTTCCAATTCGCTGTCGATGCTGGTCGTGTTCCGCATTATTCAGGGGATTGGCGGCGCGATGATGATGCCGGTGGCGCGCCTGGCTTTGCTGCGCGCTTACCCGCGCAGCGAATTACTGCCGGTGCTGAATTTTGTCACCATGCCAGGCCTTGTCGGCCCGATACTCGGCCCGGTGATGGGCGGCGTGCTGGTCACCTGGGCGAGCTGGCACTGGATTTTCCTGATTAACATCCCGATTGGTATCGCGGGGCTGATTTACGCCCGCAAGTATATGCCGAACTTCACCACGCCACGGCGCAGCTTCGATATATGGGGCTTTTTGCTGTTTGGCCTGAGCCTGGTGCTGTTTTCCAGCGGGATGGAGTTGTTTGGCGAAAAGCTGGTCGCCAGCTGGCTTGCCCTGGCGGTTATTTTTAGCGGCATCGCCTTGCTGCTGGCTTACATTCGCCACGCGCGCCGCCATCCTACGCCACTTATCTCACTCAACCTGTTTAAAACACGCACCTTTTCCGTCGGGATCGCCGGGAATATTGCCTCGCGGCTGGGCACCGGCTGTGTCCCCTTTTTAATGCCGCTGATGTTGCAGGTGGGTTTTGGCTACCCGGCTTTGATCGCCGGTTGCATGATGGCCCCCACCGCGCTGGGTTCGATTCTGGCCAAATCGACGGTTACGCAGATATTGCGCTGGTTTGGTTATCGCAAAACGCTGGTTGGCGTCACGCTGTTTATCGGTTTGATGATCGCGCAGTTCGCCTTGCAAACGCAGGCGATGGCGATATGGATGCTGGTGCTGCCGCTGTTCGTGTTAGGGATGGCAATGTCGACGCAATTCACCTCGATGAACACCATTACGCTCGCGGATTTAACTGATGAAAACGCCAGCAGCGGCAACAGTGTGCTGGCGGTAACGCAGCAACTGTCTATAAGCCTCGGCGTTGCGGTCAGCGCGGCGGTGCTGCGTTTTTATGAAGGCTTCGACAGCGTGAACACCATCGAGCAATTCCACTACACCTTTATTACCATGGGCGTTGTCACCCTGGTGTCTGCACTGGTATTCATGCTGTTGAAAGCCAAAGATGGTCGCAACCTGATAAAAGAGCGCCACAAAAAATCAAGCTGA
- a CDS encoding serine/threonine protein kinase has protein sequence MTCNAFTFQTLHPDTIMDALFEQGIRVDSGLTPLNSYENRVYQFQDEDRRRYVVKFYRPQRWSVEQILEEHEFALDLQKDDVPVVAPLAFHRQTLPTHQDFHFAIFPSVGGRQFEADNLDQMEWVGRYLGRLHQTGSKKRFSSRPEIGVKEYLIEPRQLFETTALIPAGLKDAFLRAVDKLIDAVMAQWHNRFNLLRLHGDCHAGNILWRDGPMFVDLDDARNGPAVQDLWMLLHGDKTEQRMQLEMIVEAYEEFSEFNTAELGLIEPLRAMRLVYYLAWLIRRWDDPAFPKNFPWLNSEDHWRRQTLIFLEQVNVLQEPPLALTPMY, from the coding sequence ATGACCTGCAACGCCTTCACTTTCCAGACACTTCACCCGGATACCATCATGGATGCGCTGTTTGAACAGGGGATCCGAGTCGACTCTGGCCTGACTCCACTCAACAGCTACGAAAACCGTGTTTACCAATTTCAGGATGAAGATCGACGTCGTTACGTGGTGAAGTTTTATCGTCCGCAACGCTGGTCCGTAGAGCAAATCCTTGAAGAGCATGAGTTTGCTCTGGATCTCCAGAAGGATGACGTTCCGGTCGTCGCGCCGCTCGCTTTTCATCGCCAAACGTTACCCACCCATCAGGATTTTCATTTCGCCATTTTCCCCAGCGTTGGCGGCCGCCAGTTTGAAGCGGACAATCTCGATCAGATGGAGTGGGTTGGTCGTTATCTCGGTCGTCTTCATCAAACCGGCAGTAAAAAACGCTTCTCCAGCCGTCCCGAAATTGGCGTAAAAGAGTATTTGATTGAACCACGCCAGCTCTTTGAAACCACAGCGCTTATTCCCGCTGGTTTAAAAGATGCGTTTCTGCGCGCGGTGGATAAGCTTATCGATGCCGTTATGGCGCAATGGCACAATCGCTTCAATCTCCTGCGCCTGCACGGTGATTGTCACGCAGGGAATATCCTCTGGCGCGATGGGCCTATGTTTGTCGATCTGGACGATGCGCGTAACGGCCCAGCGGTACAGGATTTGTGGATGTTGCTGCATGGCGATAAAACAGAACAGCGCATGCAGCTGGAGATGATCGTTGAGGCATATGAAGAGTTTAGCGAGTTCAATACCGCTGAGCTTGGTCTGATCGAGCCACTGCGTGCAATGCGCCTGGTTTACTATCTGGCGTGGCTTATTCGTCGTTGGGACGATCCGGCGTTTCCTAAAAACTTCCCATGGCTGAACAGTGAAGATCACTGGCGCAGACAAACACTGATTTTTCTTGAACAGGTGAACGTTCTGCAAGAACCACCTTTAGCATTAACACCCATGTATTAA
- the mobB gene encoding molybdopterin-guanine dinucleotide biosynthesis protein MobB: MIPLLAVAAWSGTGKTTLLKKLIPVLCARGIRPGLIKHTHHDMDVDKPGKDSYELRKAGAAQTLVASSQRWALMTETPDETELDLAYLVSRMDETKLDLVLVEGFKHELVSKILLWRQDCGHQLKELTLDEHVIAIASDVELELDVLVLDLNDIEQIADFILRWLNQSR, from the coding sequence ATGATTCCTTTACTTGCTGTTGCTGCCTGGAGTGGAACAGGAAAAACGACACTGCTCAAAAAACTGATCCCGGTACTTTGTGCACGAGGTATCCGCCCTGGGTTAATCAAACATACCCATCATGATATGGACGTCGATAAACCCGGTAAAGACAGTTACGAGTTACGTAAGGCTGGAGCCGCACAGACGCTAGTGGCCAGTTCGCAACGCTGGGCATTGATGACTGAAACGCCGGACGAAACAGAGCTGGATCTGGCATATCTGGTCAGCCGGATGGATGAAACTAAGCTGGATTTGGTGCTCGTCGAGGGTTTTAAACATGAGCTGGTTTCAAAGATCTTGCTCTGGCGCCAGGACTGCGGGCATCAACTGAAAGAGTTAACACTGGATGAACATGTCATTGCTATTGCCAGTGATGTTGAACTGGAATTGGATGTGCTTGTGCTTGATTTGAATGATATTGAGCAGATTGCCGACTTTATTTTGCGCTGGCTTAATCAAAGCCGTTAA
- the rbsR gene encoding ribose operon transcriptional repressor RbsR has protein sequence MATMKDVARLAGVSTSTVSHVINKDRFVSEAICEKVEAAIKTLNYAPSAIARSLKLNQTRTIGMLITASTNPFYSELVRGVERSCFERGYSLVLCNTEGDEQRMNRNLETLMQKRVDGLLLLCTETHQPSKAIMQRYPSIPTVMMDWAPFDGDSDLIQDNSLLGGMMATQHLINKGLTRIACITGPLDKTPARLRLEGYREAMARAGLTIREGDEIESDFEFGGGFEAMQSLLAMNERPQAVFIGNDAMAVGAYQALYQAGLKIPQDMAIVGYDDIELARYMTPPLTTIHQPKDELGELAIDVLIHRIAEPELQQQRLQLTPVLMERGSA, from the coding sequence TTGGCGACCATGAAGGATGTTGCCCGCCTCGCGGGCGTTTCCACCTCTACCGTTTCGCACGTTATTAATAAAGATCGCTTTGTCAGCGAGGCGATTTGCGAAAAGGTCGAGGCGGCGATTAAAACGCTTAACTATGCGCCTTCTGCCATCGCGCGGAGTTTGAAGCTCAACCAGACGCGTACGATTGGCATGCTGATCACCGCCAGTACCAACCCTTTTTATTCAGAACTGGTTCGCGGCGTGGAGCGCAGCTGTTTCGAGCGTGGTTACAGCCTGGTGTTGTGTAACACCGAAGGCGATGAGCAACGGATGAACCGTAACCTGGAAACGCTGATGCAAAAGCGCGTCGACGGGCTGCTTTTACTCTGCACTGAGACGCATCAGCCTTCGAAAGCGATCATGCAACGTTACCCTTCTATTCCCACCGTGATGATGGACTGGGCGCCGTTCGACGGCGACAGCGACTTGATTCAGGACAACTCGCTGCTGGGCGGCATGATGGCGACGCAGCACCTGATCAATAAAGGATTGACGCGCATAGCCTGCATCACCGGGCCGCTGGATAAAACCCCGGCGCGGCTGCGGCTGGAAGGTTATCGTGAAGCGATGGCCCGAGCGGGGTTAACTATCCGCGAGGGGGATGAAATCGAGAGTGACTTTGAGTTTGGCGGCGGCTTTGAGGCGATGCAGTCATTACTGGCAATGAACGAGCGCCCGCAGGCGGTGTTTATTGGCAACGACGCGATGGCGGTTGGCGCTTACCAGGCGCTTTATCAGGCCGGGCTTAAGATCCCGCAGGATATGGCGATTGTCGGTTACGACGATATCGAACTGGCGCGCTATATGACGCCGCCGCTCACCACCATCCATCAACCAAAAGATGAACTGGGTGAGCTGGCGATCGATGTGCTCATCCACCGCATTGCGGAACCTGAACTCCAGCAGCAGCGCTTGCAACTGACACCGGTATTAATGGAACGTGGCTCAGCTTGA
- a CDS encoding acyltransferase: MSRFLAVSTLVLSVLLTILVTVVCSVPIIVAGMLKLLLPIPFLWRAISAFCNFMMYCWCEGLSWLLHLNPYLKWDVEGLEGLDNKNWYLLICNHHSWSDIVVLCVLFRKHIPMNKYFLKQQLAWVPFIGLACWALDMPFMRRYSRSYLIRHPERRGKDVETTRRSCEKFRHHPTTIVNFVEGSRFTEDKRHQTRSPFKNLLPPKAAGVAMALNVLGKQFDKLLDVTLCYPENDRTPFFDMLSGKLTRIVVRIDLLPVNEELHGDYVSDKNFKRGFQQWLNKLWLGKDERIDVIKAQYKNAGQ, translated from the coding sequence ATGTCGAGATTTCTTGCAGTAAGCACTCTGGTTTTGAGTGTGCTGCTAACCATTTTGGTTACCGTTGTTTGTTCCGTGCCAATTATTGTCGCCGGGATGCTAAAACTATTACTCCCGATTCCATTTCTGTGGCGTGCAATCTCAGCCTTCTGCAATTTTATGATGTATTGCTGGTGCGAAGGGCTTTCTTGGCTGTTGCATCTGAATCCCTATCTAAAATGGGACGTTGAAGGGCTGGAAGGACTGGATAATAAGAACTGGTATTTGCTGATCTGCAATCATCATAGCTGGTCAGATATCGTGGTGTTATGCGTACTGTTTCGCAAACATATTCCGATGAATAAATACTTCCTTAAGCAGCAATTGGCTTGGGTACCCTTCATTGGCCTCGCGTGCTGGGCGTTGGATATGCCCTTTATGCGGCGTTACTCCAGAAGCTACCTCATTCGCCACCCGGAACGTCGCGGCAAAGATGTTGAAACAACGCGCCGTTCATGCGAGAAGTTTCGCCATCATCCCACAACGATCGTGAATTTCGTTGAAGGCTCGCGCTTTACCGAAGATAAGCGCCATCAAACGCGTTCTCCCTTTAAGAATCTATTGCCACCCAAAGCGGCCGGCGTGGCAATGGCATTGAACGTGCTGGGTAAACAATTCGATAAGCTTCTAGATGTCACCCTGTGCTACCCGGAAAATGACCGAACCCCATTCTTCGATATGCTCAGCGGTAAGCTGACACGCATTGTCGTTCGTATCGATTTACTGCCAGTGAATGAGGAACTGCACGGGGATTATGTCAGCGACAAAAACTTTAAACGGGGCTTTCAGCAATGGCTGAATAAGCTATGGCTCGGTAAAGACGAACGCATCGACGTGATTAAAGCGCAATACAAAAACGCCGGTCAGTAA
- the polA gene encoding DNA polymerase I produces the protein MVQIPENPLILVDGSSYLYRAYHAFPPLTNSVGEPTGAMYGVLNMLRSLLLQYQPTHVAVVFDAKGKTFRDELFEHYKSHRPPMPDDLRAQIEPLHAMVKAMGLPLLAVSGVEADDVIGTLAREADKNGRPVLISTGDKDMAQLVTPNITLINTMTNTILGPDEVVTKYGVPPELIIDFLALMGDSSDNIPGVPGVGEKTAQALLQGLGGLDALYAEPDKIAGLTFRGAKTMAAKLEQNKEVAYLSYQLATIKTDVELELTCEQLEVQQPATQALIELFKKYEFKRWTADVEAGKWLQAKGSKPGAKPQETIVVEAEPDIPAATLSAENYVTILDEETLQAWIARLKKAPLFAFDTETDSLDNISANLVGLSFATEPGVAAYVPVAHDYLDAPDQISRDRALELLKPLLEDENAPKVGQNLKYDRGVLENYGIELRGIAFDTMLESYTLNSVVGRHDMDTLSERWLKHKTITFEEIAGKGKNQLTFNQIALEQAGQYAAEDADVTLQLHLAMWPELQKAAGPLNVFQNIEMPLVPVISRIERNGVNIDPAVLHKHSEELTLRLAELEKKAHEIADEPFNLSSPKQLQTILFEKQGIKPLKKTPGGAPSTSEEVLEELALDYPLPKVILEYRGLAKLKSTYTDKLPLMINPKTGRVHTSYHQAVTATGRLSSTDPNLQNIPVRNEEGRRIRQAFIAPKDYVIVSADYSQIELRIMAHLSRDKGLLTAFAEGKDIHRATAAEVFGLPLDSVSNEQRRSAKAINFGLIYGMSAFGLSRQLNIPRKESQKYMDLYFERYPGVLEYMERTRAQAKENGYVETLDGRRLYLPDIKSSNAARRAGAERAAINAPMQGTAADIIKRAMIAVDDWLQNEKPRVRMIMQVHDELVFEVHKDDVEAVSKKIHELMESSTKLDVPLLVEVGSGPNWDQAH, from the coding sequence ATGGTTCAGATCCCAGAAAACCCACTCATTCTTGTTGACGGCTCGTCTTACCTCTATCGCGCTTATCATGCGTTTCCACCTCTGACCAACAGTGTCGGGGAACCCACCGGTGCAATGTACGGCGTGTTGAATATGCTGCGTAGTTTGTTATTGCAGTATCAGCCGACACATGTCGCAGTGGTGTTTGACGCGAAGGGTAAAACGTTCCGTGATGAGTTGTTTGAACATTACAAATCTCACCGCCCGCCGATGCCGGATGACCTGCGTGCGCAAATTGAGCCGTTACACGCCATGGTAAAAGCGATGGGGTTGCCGTTGCTGGCTGTTTCCGGTGTTGAGGCCGATGACGTGATCGGTACGCTGGCGCGTGAAGCGGATAAAAATGGTCGCCCTGTGCTGATCAGTACCGGTGATAAAGATATGGCGCAGCTGGTGACGCCAAATATCACGCTGATTAATACCATGACCAACACCATTCTTGGCCCAGATGAAGTTGTCACCAAATATGGCGTGCCGCCAGAACTTATCATCGATTTCCTCGCGCTGATGGGTGACTCCTCGGATAACATCCCTGGCGTTCCGGGCGTTGGTGAGAAAACGGCGCAGGCATTGTTGCAGGGCCTCGGTGGTCTGGACGCGCTGTATGCTGAGCCGGATAAAATTGCCGGGCTGACTTTCCGTGGTGCCAAAACCATGGCGGCTAAGCTAGAGCAGAATAAAGAGGTCGCCTATCTCTCTTATCAACTGGCGACTATCAAAACGGATGTTGAACTGGAACTGACGTGCGAGCAATTGGAAGTTCAGCAGCCCGCAACGCAAGCGTTGATTGAGCTGTTCAAAAAGTACGAATTCAAGCGCTGGACGGCGGATGTGGAAGCCGGCAAGTGGCTGCAAGCAAAAGGAAGCAAGCCGGGCGCGAAGCCGCAGGAAACCATCGTGGTGGAAGCGGAGCCCGATATTCCTGCCGCCACACTTTCTGCGGAAAATTACGTCACTATCCTTGATGAAGAAACGTTGCAAGCGTGGATCGCCAGGCTGAAAAAAGCGCCGCTGTTTGCTTTCGATACCGAAACGGACAGCCTGGACAATATCAGCGCTAACCTGGTTGGGCTCTCCTTTGCCACGGAGCCTGGTGTAGCGGCGTATGTGCCGGTGGCGCATGACTATCTTGACGCACCAGATCAAATTTCCCGCGATCGCGCGCTTGAGTTGTTGAAGCCGCTGCTGGAAGACGAAAACGCCCCCAAAGTGGGGCAGAACCTGAAATACGATCGTGGTGTGCTGGAAAATTATGGTATTGAACTGCGCGGAATCGCCTTCGATACCATGCTGGAGTCCTACACGCTAAATAGCGTTGTTGGTCGTCACGACATGGACACCCTTTCAGAGCGCTGGTTGAAGCACAAAACCATCACCTTTGAAGAGATTGCAGGCAAAGGCAAAAATCAGCTGACCTTTAACCAGATTGCGCTGGAGCAGGCCGGTCAGTACGCGGCGGAAGACGCGGATGTCACGCTGCAATTGCATCTGGCGATGTGGCCAGAACTGCAAAAAGCCGCAGGGCCGCTTAATGTGTTCCAGAATATCGAAATGCCGCTGGTTCCGGTGATTTCACGCATTGAACGTAACGGCGTCAATATCGATCCCGCCGTGCTGCATAAACACTCTGAAGAGTTGACGCTGCGCCTGGCGGAGCTGGAGAAAAAAGCGCACGAGATCGCTGACGAGCCTTTTAACCTCTCTTCCCCCAAGCAACTGCAAACGATATTGTTTGAAAAACAGGGTATTAAACCGCTGAAGAAAACGCCGGGCGGCGCGCCGTCCACGTCGGAAGAGGTGCTGGAAGAGCTGGCGCTGGATTACCCATTGCCGAAAGTGATTCTGGAATACCGTGGATTGGCGAAACTCAAATCAACGTATACCGACAAATTGCCGCTGATGATCAACCCGAAAACTGGGCGCGTTCATACGTCATACCATCAGGCGGTGACGGCGACCGGGCGTTTGTCCTCCACCGATCCGAACCTGCAAAACATTCCGGTACGTAATGAAGAAGGTCGCCGTATTCGCCAGGCTTTTATCGCGCCGAAAGATTACGTGATTGTTTCTGCGGATTACTCACAAATTGAACTGCGTATTATGGCGCACCTCTCGCGTGATAAAGGCCTGCTGACGGCGTTTGCCGAAGGCAAAGACATCCACCGGGCGACGGCGGCGGAAGTTTTTGGTTTGCCGCTGGACAGTGTCAGCAATGAACAGCGCCGCAGCGCGAAGGCGATTAACTTTGGGCTGATTTACGGCATGAGTGCGTTTGGCTTATCGCGCCAGTTGAATATTCCGCGGAAAGAGTCGCAAAAATATATGGATCTCTACTTCGAACGCTACCCTGGTGTGCTGGAGTATATGGAGCGGACCCGCGCGCAGGCGAAAGAAAATGGCTATGTTGAAACCCTTGATGGGCGTCGTCTTTATCTTCCGGACATCAAATCAAGTAACGCGGCCAGACGCGCAGGTGCTGAACGCGCGGCGATCAACGCGCCAATGCAGGGGACCGCGGCGGATATCATCAAACGCGCGATGATCGCCGTTGATGACTGGCTGCAAAATGAGAAACCTCGCGTACGCATGATCATGCAGGTGCACGATGAACTGGTGTTCGAAGTGCATAAAGATGATGTCGAGGCAGTGTCGAAAAAGATCCATGAGCTGATGGAAAGTAGTACAAAACTGGATGTGCCGTTACTGGTAGAAGTCGGAAGTGGGCCAAACTGGGATCAGGCGCACTAA
- a CDS encoding YihD family protein: MKCKRLNEVIELLQPAWQKEPELNLMQFLQKLAQESGYDGELADLSDDILIYHLKMRDSSKDAVIPGVQKDYEEDFKTALLRARGVIKE; this comes from the coding sequence ATGAAATGTAAACGCCTGAACGAAGTCATCGAACTCCTCCAGCCCGCATGGCAGAAAGAGCCAGAACTTAATTTAATGCAATTTTTACAGAAACTGGCGCAAGAGTCAGGTTACGACGGCGAACTCGCAGATTTAAGTGATGACATTCTGATCTATCACCTGAAAATGCGTGATTCCTCGAAAGACGCTGTAATTCCGGGTGTTCAAAAAGATTACGAAGAAGATTTTAAAACCGCGCTGCTGCGCGCCCGCGGCGTAATTAAAGAGTAA